In Vicingaceae bacterium, the following proteins share a genomic window:
- the secG gene encoding preprotein translocase subunit SecG: MLYFLLTLILIISVLLILVIIVQNPKGGLAANFTSSNQFLGVRQTAELIEKVTWTLGIALIVLSVITSGLYSSQSNRADNEQIRESKIQKQIEESELPVVPNNIPSPAENNQE, translated from the coding sequence ATGTTGTACTTTTTGCTTACCTTGATATTAATTATCTCAGTGTTGTTGATTTTGGTAATTATCGTGCAAAACCCCAAAGGCGGTTTAGCAGCCAACTTCACATCGAGCAATCAATTTTTGGGCGTACGTCAAACAGCCGAATTGATTGAAAAGGTAACCTGGACCCTGGGAATTGCACTCATTGTATTAAGTGTCATTACTTCCGGATTATATTCATCACAAAGCAACCGGGCAGATAATGAACAAATCAGAGAATCTAAAATTCAAAAGCAAATAGAAGAATCTGAATTGCCTGTAGTTCCAAATAACATTCCATCACCTGCTGAAAACAATCAAGAATAA